The Brassica oleracea var. oleracea cultivar TO1000 chromosome C6, BOL, whole genome shotgun sequence genome includes a region encoding these proteins:
- the LOC106298479 gene encoding adenylate kinase isoenzyme 6 homolog yields MAGANSGTRRQKPNILITGTPGTGKSTTASALAEARNFKHICVGDLVKEKNLHDGWDDQFECHVINKDLVCDELEDIMEGGGNIVDYHGCDFFPERWFDRVVVLQTENSVLYDRLTRRGYSGTKLSNNIECEIFQVMLGEASDRYKEEIVTAMQSDTIEDISDNVASLTEWIESWSPWVIII; encoded by the exons ATGGCGGGAGCTAACAGTGGAACAAGGCGACAAAAGCCGAACATACTGATCACGGGAACTCCCGGTACCGGCAAATCGACGACGGCTTCTGCTCTAGCCGAAGCCAGAAACTTCAAGCATATCTGCGTCGGAGATCTCGTCAAAGAGAAGAACTTGCACGACGGCTGGGACGATCAGTTCGAGTGTCACGTCATCAACAAGGACTTG GTGTGTGATGAGCTTGAAGATATAATGGAAGGAGGAGGTAACATTGTGGACTACCATGGCTGCGACTTCTTCCCCGAGCGGTGGTTTGATCGTGTTGTGGTGCTTCAAACTGAGAACTCCGTCTTGTATGACCGTTTAACCAGGAGGGGTTATTCGGGTACCAAGCTAAGTAACAACATTGAATGCGAGATCTTCCAAGTCATGCTTGGAGAAGCAAGTGATAGGTACAAGGAGGAGATTGTCACCGCGATGCAGAGTGACACCATCGAAGATATCTCTGACAATGTGGCGAGTTTGACGGAATGGATTGAATCATGGAGTCCCTGGGTAATCATCATATGA